In Candidatus Babeliales bacterium, the following proteins share a genomic window:
- a CDS encoding RNA methyltransferase has product MVKKTETSPTDLIYGIHPIVELLKAKKRKLRIIYTTKPTPKAWNQIESLLPKGMQIQYVERDVLNKIAGSIDHQGVVGYASPMHIRSKFFDPQKERFLLLLDGIQDPRNLGAILRSAYCTSCDGVILIKRGGVSLTPAALKAAAGLAEYLDIYVAPSIMAVTPLLKKAGYHMYLAVLQNGQNAHEISYNSPMCLVIGSEGTGISQEMRKDGTLITLPQRRGDISYNASVAAGILLFSAASQLKKI; this is encoded by the coding sequence ATGGTCAAAAAAACAGAAACCTCACCCACCGATCTTATTTATGGTATTCATCCTATCGTTGAGCTTTTAAAAGCAAAAAAACGAAAACTGAGGATTATTTATACCACTAAACCTACTCCAAAGGCTTGGAACCAAATTGAATCTTTGCTGCCTAAAGGTATGCAAATTCAGTATGTAGAACGGGATGTTTTAAATAAAATCGCTGGTTCAATCGATCATCAAGGGGTTGTTGGGTATGCATCTCCAATGCATATTAGATCAAAATTTTTCGATCCTCAAAAAGAACGCTTCCTTCTGTTACTTGATGGAATTCAGGATCCCCGCAATCTAGGAGCTATTTTGCGCTCAGCCTATTGCACGAGTTGCGACGGGGTTATTCTCATAAAACGTGGCGGTGTTTCTCTTACACCTGCTGCGTTAAAAGCTGCTGCCGGGCTTGCAGAATATTTGGATATTTACGTTGCTCCTTCTATTATGGCGGTCACACCGCTTTTAAAAAAAGCTGGTTACCATATGTACTTGGCGGTACTGCAAAATGGGCAAAATGCTCATGAAATTTCGTACAATTCACCGATGTGCTTGGTGATTGGCAGCGAAGGTACTGGTATTTCTCAAGAAATGAGAAAAGATGGAACGTTAATCACATTGCCTCAACGCCGCGGCGATATTTCTTATAACGCATCGGTTGCTGCCGGTATTTTACTTTTCAGCGCTGCTAGCCAGTTGAAAAAAATTTAG